A stretch of the Lolium perenne isolate Kyuss_39 chromosome 3, Kyuss_2.0, whole genome shotgun sequence genome encodes the following:
- the LOC127340907 gene encoding receptor like protein 28-like — protein MWSSTEGWCGALAKYLPNLRVLSLSSCGLDGPICSTLSTLHSLTVINLEKNFYMHVAPFPEFFMDFLNLSVLNLAETNLQGWFPRRTFESKTLRVLDLSGNQDLSGHVPNFSNTSSLEMMMLDGTNFSFARPGSFSNFQFLKTLSLDVNFISMEPQSSLGILRSLRHLELSQMDSARDLGPILSWIGNMQSMRSLKLSGCSLSRTSFSSVAKLKSLRSLVISNCSFTRPALSTFGDLVYLRSLEIFLSTFNGPIPSAIGNLTNLKSLKINVCDFLGSIPSSIAKLLNLRSLEINGGYTVLSGSSSPIPSSVGNLSNLISLEISSCLFSGLIPDAVGLLKKLAVLRLRWCAFSGRIPNSIVNLTRLIELDLSSNFLNGELPTSVFTIPTLERLYLQSNQLTGSIQDLNVMSSHLVSVDLSTNELTGNIPKSFFQLKSLAYLDIGWNNFVGLVDLSSFWVLGNLVSLSLSNNNLSVMDMDGEGNNSASTFLPRVNDLELASCNLTGFPNSLAHIRQMSSLDLSCNRISGAIPTWIWVTWTSSLTYLNLSHNMFNTMLLTSYVLPFNCLRILDLSSNQLQGQVPMPNSPAYILDYSNNSFSSLLSNFTLYLGHTFTVSKNNISGHIPNSICDSSIYILDLSFNNFTGQIPSCLIEDSYVSALSLGDNQFEGMLPNNIKNQCRLETLDVKNNNIEGQIPRTLTKCLQLEFLDFGNNHMVGSFPSWLGRFPGLRVLVLRSNQLYGSIGGDIHRGDKSREYFSSLQILDVASNNFSGALSPEWFEGLESMMADLNTTGYLISDYNASISTAGAYQAYVTITYKSIYRTFDKIFTTLTVIDLSDNSFDGTIPVSLGGLISLLVLNMSGNAFTGDIPSEFGGMAQLEALDLSQNQLSGDIPEALTNLTFLGILNLCNNKLVGKIPRSGQFSTFQNSSFEGNLGLCGPPLSNPCGVSPAPPSAVHVEKSSNVDVILFLLVGLGFGIGFAAAILVRCGWIGEWFFKSVRSLRT, from the exons ATGTGGAGCAGCACAGAAGGTTGGTGTGGTGCTCTTGCTAAATATCTTCCAAATCTCCGAGTTCTTAGCTTGAGTTCTTGTGGTCTTGACGGTCCTATTTGTTCGACCCTCTCAACCCTCCACTCCCTAACTGTGATAAACCTGGAAAAAAACTTCTATATGCATGTGGCTCCTTTTCCAGAGTTCTTCATGGATTTTCTCAATTTAAGTGTGCTGAACCTTGCTGAAACAAATCTCCAGGGCTGGTTCCCTCGTAGAACCTTTGAATCAAAAACTCTACGTGTTCTTGATTTATCCGGGAATCAGGATCTCTCAGGGCATGTGCCCAACTTCTCCAACACAAGTTCTTTGGAGATGATGATGCTAGACGGGACCAATTTCTCCTTTGCAAGACCAGGCTCTTTTAGCAATTTCCAGTTTCTGAAAACATTGAGCCTTGACGTGAATTTCATTTCTATGGAGCCTCAGTCTTCACTTGGTATTCTCAGGTCTCTGCGACATTTGGAACTCTCTCAGATGGACTCAGCAAGAGATTTAGGCCCAATTTTGTCTTGGATTGGAAACATGCAAAGTATGCGAAGCTTAAAACTCTCTGGATGCAGCTTATCTCGGACATCTTTTTCTTCAGTTGCCAAACTCAAGAGCTTGAGAAGCCTGGTAATCTCTAATTGCAGCTTCACTAGGCCCGCGCTGTCAACATTTGGTGATCTAGTATATTTGAGAAGCTTGGAGATCTTTCTTTCCACATTTAATGGTCCAATACCATCTGCAATTGGCAACCTCACAAACTTGAAAAGCTTGAAAATCAATGTATGTGATTTTCTAGGGTCGATACCATCTTCAATTGCCAAACTCTTGAACCTAAGAAGCTTGGAAATAAATGGTGGTTATACTGTCCTTAGTGGCTCTTCTTCACCAATACCATCTTCAGTTGGCAACCTCAGTAACTTGATAAGCTTGGAAATCTCGTCTTGCTTGTTTTCTGGGCTAATACCAGATGCAGTTGGACTACTCAAGAAGTTGGCAGTTCTTCGACTTCGATGGTGTGCCTTTTCTGGACGCATACCAAATTCAATAGTTAACTTGACTCGCCTTATTGAGTTAGATCTTTCATCAAATTTTCTCAACG GGGAGCTTCCAACATCTGTTTTCACTATTCCGACATTGGAGCGCTTATATCTTCAATCAAACCAGCTCACTGGTTCAATACAAGACCTCAACGTGATGTCTTCACACTTGGTTTCAGTGGATTTAAGCACTAATGAATTGACAGGAAATATCCCCAAGTCATTCTTTCAACTCAAAAGTTTGGCATATCTTGACATTGGCTGGAATAACTTTGTGGGTTTGGTGGATCTTTCCTCGTTTTGGGTGTTGGGAAATCTCGTTTCTTTGAGTCTTTCCAACAACAATTTATCAGTCATGGACATGGATGGAGAAGGCAACAACTCTGCGTCTACCTTTCTCCCTCGAGTTAACGATTTAGAATTAGCAAGTTGCAATTTAACGGGATTTCCAAACTCATTGGCACACATTAGACAAATGTCTTCCTTGGACCTGTCATGCAATAGAATCAGTGGGGCTATTCCAACGTGGATATGGGTGACATGGACCAGTAGCCTTACATATTTGAATCTTTCACACAACATGTTCAACACTATGCTGCTTACTTCATATGTTCTCCCTTTCAACTGTTTGAGAATTCTTGATCTCAGTTCCAATCAGCTTCAAGGGCAAGTTCCTATGCCAAACTCGCCAGCATATATCTTGGATTATTCAAACAACAGTTTCTCTTCACTACTTTCAAACTTCACTCTCTATCTTGGCCATACGTTCActgtttctaaaaataatattagTGGACATATACCCAACTCAATTTGTGATTCAAGTATCTATATCCTCGACCTATCTTTTAACAACTTCACTGGGCAGATACCTTCATGCCTAATAGAAGATAGTTACGTGAGTGCGCTGAGTTTGGGGGATAATCAGTTTGAAGGTATGTTGCCCAACAATATAAAAAATCAGTGTAGGCTTGAAACATTAGACGTGAAGAACAATAATATTGAAGGGCAGATTCCAAGGACACTTACTAAGTGCTTGCAGCTAGAGTTCCTCGACTTTGGAAATAATCATATGGTGGGTTCTTTTCCATCATGGCTGGGGAGGTTTCCTGGACTTCGTGTCCTTGTTTTGAGATCCAACCAACTCTATGGCTCCATAGGTGGTGACATTCACAGAGGCGACAAATCTAGAGAATACTTCTCTAGCTTGCAGATTCTTGATGTTGCCTCGAACAATTTCTCTGGTGCTTTGAGTCCAGAATGGTTTGAGGGGTTGGAATCAATGATGGCAGATTTAAATACTACAGGTTATCTTATCAGTGATTATAACGCATCTATCTCAACAGCAGGAGCGTATCAGGCCTATGTCACGATAACATATAAAAGCATCTATAGGACATTTGATAAGATCTTTACTACTTTAACGGTAATTGACCTTTCAGATAATTCATTTGATGGTACAATTCCTGTATCGCTTGGGGGGCTTATTTCACTACTCGTACTAAATATGTCTGGCAATGCCTTCACCGGTGACATTCCTTCAGAATTTGGCGGGATGGCTCAACTAGAAGCACTAGACCTGTCTCAGAACCAACTGTCTGGTGATATTCCAGAGGCGCTAACAAACCTCACCTTTCTTGGTATCTTGAACTTGTGCAACAATAAGTTGGTTGGGAAGATACCTCGGTCAGGTCAATTTTCAACATTCCAAAACAGTTCATTTGAAGGCAATCTGGGGCTGTGTGGACCGCCATTGTCCAACCCATGCGGTGTTTCCCCTGCTCCTCCAAGTGCGGTGCATGTGGAGAAGTCCTCTAATGTGGATGTCATCCTGTTCCTCTTGGTCGGGCTCGGCTTCGGCATTGGATTTGCAGCAGCCATTCTGGTGAGATGTGGCTGGATCGGCGAATGGTTTTTTAAATCCGTGAGATCTTTGCGGACCTGA